The Chloracidobacterium sp. genomic sequence GATTTGACTATCCACGAGGACCTGACGATCGAGAAGGTGGACAAGATCCTCGACGGGTGCAAATAATTACGAGCAACGGTGTGGTTATTAGCGGCGTATGCGAAGCGTTTGGAACGGAAACTATTCCGGCGTTCTCGGCGTTCCGACGAGAATATCTCGTGGACCGAGGCTGAAGGATTTATGTATGGCCGGAACGTATGTCGGCCCGAACGCGGTGCTCGAGAATGTATTTATGGGGCTCGGGACCGAATGGGGAAGGTTTCAGTGCCGTCCCGCATCAGGTCATCGACGGCGGCGATTCGGTCGTTGGGCTAGGGACCTATTCCGGCAAGTATTTGAAGACCGGCAAGAGGTATGTCCAGTGCCGTTCGCCCACGTGTGCGGACGCTCAGGGACGGCAAGATCGTTAAGTTTGTTCAGTGCACCGATACGCTTGTGATCGCAAACAGCATCGGGTAAGAGATCAAGATGGAAATCAAGGCAATTGGCTGTGAGCCATTACAACTCAAGCGAATGCACATCAAAGATGGGCATACGCTAAAGGTCTATCGTGAAACCGGCGGTTATAAGTCTCGCGAAAGGCGCTCAAGATGGCTCCCGCCGATATCATTGAGGAAGTCAAGAAATCAGCTCTTCGGGGCCGCGGTGGTGCCGGATTCCGACCGGTTTGAAGTGGTCGTTTGTGCCGAAAGACTCGCCGAAGACCAAATTTTGTCGTTTGTAACGCCGACGAATCCGAGCCAGGACGTTCAAGGACCGCTATCTGATGGAGCGATCCGCACGCCCTGATCGAAGGGATGCTGATCGCCGGGTTTGCTCTCGTTCGACGACTGGCTTCATCTACACCCCGCGGCGAGTACAGTATCTGATCGAGGCATAATGGATGTCGCCCTGGTGAGGCTCGCGAAGCCGGCCTGATGGGCGACAATATTATGGGCTCGGGTTTTGATGAATATATACACCCATACGGGTGCCGGAGCATATATTTGCGGTGAGGAAACCGCACTTTTGGAGCTCGCTTGAGGGCTTTCGCCCGGGCATCCGCGGTGGAAGCCGCCGTTCCGGCTATCGAGGGATTATATGCGTCGCCGACCGTCGTCAATAACGTCGAGACCTTGACCGCCGTGCCCCAGATATTAGAAATGGGCGGCTAAACCTGGCGAAGCTCGGAACGAAAATCGGGCGGCACAGCACCCTGGTCTGTCAGCGGACACGTCAAGCAAACCCGGCGTATATGAACTTCCGATGGGCTATGCCGATGGGGAAAGTTCATACGGAAGACTGCGGCATTCGCGGCGGCAAACAGCTAAAGGCGGTCATTCCCGGCGGGTCGAGCGTTTACATTACCAACGCCGAGCAAGTTTTCACGAAAAGGCGTGACAATGGACTACGAGGGACTTGTCGTGGCCGGATCGATGGTCGGGTCGGGGGATTTATCGTGATGGACGAAACTGTCGATGTAATGGAATCGACTAAGAATCTATCGAATTTCATAAGCACGAGTCCTCGTGCGGTTAAGGTGTACTAAGTGCCGCGAGGGCGGCGGCCTGGATCGTTAAGATATTTGACCGGACCGCTGCCCGGCGGGCGTCCGAGGACGCGAAGTTGCTGCTCGACATCTGCGACAATATGGAAGGCAAGAGTTTTTGTCCGCTCGCTGATGCTGCGGCGTGGCCGATCCAAAGGTGCGATCAAGCAATTTCCGAATGATTTAAGAAATGGCTTGCCGATAAAATGAATGGTAACGAGGTCATCGCAAATATCTGATGTTGCAACGACGGGCGATAAAACCTTTGTTTTTTGCCGTTTCTTGATCCTGCTGCTGTCAGCGGCGATCCTGGGGCAGGAAAAGCTGCCCGTGATAATAGTTCCGGGCTGACCGGTTCTGAATTGATAAATAGCCGGACGAATGAGGTCGTCTGGTTTAAGGCTCCGAGGTCGAAAGACGATGATCTACGCTTGCCGATCACGGCCAATGTCCTAAAATCGCAGGACTCCCTTGTGCGGGGCGATATTCTGCGGAGCATCAAGATCGGCATCTTTCCGCGAATAGACGTTTATGGCGGCCTGATCCGAAGCACTTATCGCCAAGGGCGGTTACCACGAAGAGTCGTGGGCAACCCTACAACCGATGGTGATAAAGCGTCGATCTACGTTTTTCCCCTTACGATTGGCGAAAGGATAACGTCGAAATGCGGCTGCTGATACGCGAGATCACCGCCTTGGGCTCAAACTGAAGCGGCCGGATCTGAAGTTTAACGTAATTGCTCACTCGATGGGGCATCATTACTCGATATGCGGCAATGTAAAGCGATGTTGACCTGCCGGCGGGTAATCCGAAAGCCGCAACCGACTTGGGCCGGTGCTAAGAATTTCGAAAGAGTAGTTTTACTAGGGACACCGAGCGAGGGTCGGCACTGGCACTCAGGTCACTGGTCGACGGGTTTGCATCACGGCATCAATATCAATTTGCCGTTTGTCCAGGTAAAACCACGAAATTTGATCTTTTCGATCCCGTCGGCCTATCAGTTGCTGCCGGCACCCGGAACATTTAGAGTGACGGATGAGAATTTTGAAACCGATCATGTTGATCTTTACAACCCGAAGGAATGGAGCCGATACGGTTGGAACGCGATCAACGATAAACGCTTTCCACAGGAGTTTAGCTAGCCGAACGGCGTTTGGCAGTGCAGTTTTTGCCTCGGCGTTAACGAGGGCAAAGCGGTTAATCTAGGCGTTGGCTGTGGGTTCTAAATGCAACTGCACCGGCCTTGTTCAACATAGTTGGGGCCGACTGTAGCTGTGATTCGCTCGACCCTGTAGTGCTCGGAAAGCGATCGGCGGACTGATAATTGGATCACGATGTTCAAGCCCGCGTCGTTTTCGAACGAAATCTAGCGGTGATAAGGTCACGAGCGACGAGCTTAAGAAATTGATGCTCCCAAATGGTGACGGTGTCGTAACCAAACGGTCGCTTGAGACCGATACGCGGACGCGATATACGGGGCGTCGATATTGAAACCGGTGTCGACGCAAGTTTATTTGCGAAGAGCATAATAAACTTGCGGCAAATGCCGATATTCAATTATCATGCGAAATCCTTGGGATAGTTCCGCCAAGGCCGGAAACAGTGGCGAAGTGAGGGCGGCGACCGACGAAAGACATTTGGGATCAACGACGATGAAGTTAGCGGTCAGGATCACACACTCATCGATAACGATATTTTGTTAGTACAGCGATCAATATCACGCCCGATGGCATAGAAGTAA encodes the following:
- a CDS encoding nuclear transport factor 2 family protein; protein product: MYLWGSGPNGEGFSAVPHQVIDGGDSVVGLGTYSGKYLKTGKRYVQCRSPTCADAQGRQDR
- a CDS encoding NAD(P)H-dependent oxidoreductase subunit E; the encoded protein is MQICKTLSCKIMGGPTSPTTSAANLGIHPGDTTEDGKFTVSLVECLGSCGTAPMMQIGFDYPRGPDDREGGQDPRRVQIITSNGVVISGVCEAFGTETIPAFSAFRREYLVDRG